The DNA window ACGGGCCGCCCTGGTGTGCTTCTTACTGTTTCTGGCCCTGGTTGTGTTCATGGCCTTGCAGGGATTTCTAACGCCATGGTTAATGCTTGGCCTTTTGTCATGATCTCTGGTTCTTGTCATAGTACATATTTCGGCCGTGGTGATTTTCAGGAACTTGATCAGGTTGAGGCTGTGAAGCCCTTTTCCAAATTTTCCGTGAAGGCCACGGATATTTCCGAGATTCCCAATTGCGTTGCTCGAGTTCTTAATATTGCCGTTTCTGGTCGGCCTGGTGGGTGCTATATTGATCTCCCGTCCGATATTTTGCACCAGACTATTTCCGAGTCTGAGGCGGAGAGATTATTGGCCGCAGAGGAGGAATTTACACACCGCGAGGTGATTCATAGAGTTCCGAATTCGCAGATTGAGACAGCGATTTCGTTGTTGAAACGTGCGGAACGGCCATTGATTGTGTTTGGTAAAGGGGCGGCGATTGCTCGTGCTGAAGGGCCATTGAAGAAGCTTGTGGAGAGCACTGGAATTCCATTTCTTCCTACTCCAATGGGTAAAGGATTACTGCCTGATTCACACGAGCTTGCGGCTACCGCCGCTAGGTCGTTGGCGATTGGTAAGTGCGATGTTGCGCTTGTGGTTGGGGCGAGGCTTAATTGGTTGTTGCACTTTGGTGAGCCACCTAAATGGTCCAAGGACGTGAAGTTCATTTTGGTTGATATTTGCaaggaagaaattgaattaaGAAAGCCCCATTTGGGTTTGATTGGTGATGCAAAAGAGGTATTGGAATCAATAAACAAGGAGATTAAGGATGACCCATTTTGTCTTGGGAAGTCTCATCCATGGGTTGAAGCCATTTCGCAGAAATCAAAGGACAATGTGGCGAAAATGGAAGTTCAGCTGGCGAGGGATGTTGTGCCATTCAATTTCTTCACACCAATGAGAATCATTCGAGATGCTATTTCGGCTCTCGGTAGCCCTGCGCCCATATTGGTTTCTGAAGGGGCTAATACAATGGATGTTGGTCGCTCAGTTTTGATTCAGACTGAGCCAAGGACCAGGTTGGATGCAGGAACATGGGGCACAATGGGGGTTGGCTTGGGCTATTGCATTGCAGCTGCTGTTGCTTCGCCTGATCGGTTGGTAGTCGCCGTTGAAGGCGATTCTGGATTTGGGTTCAGTGCCATGGAAGTTGAGGTACTCACTCTCCCCTGCACTTTATTTTCATCATGTTGTTTTCTTGCTATTGATTAGAATGTTCTATCCTTGGTATCTGATTCTGAGTTCATTCAAGAGTGTCTTCGAAGTCATGAATACAAAATCTTTAGCTAGCCAATATTCTTTATTGAGTTTGTGCGTCGTTATACGATCTTAACATAAATGTCTATATGCCCGTCCTCCCAATCCAACTTCATGTTCAGACAAGTATTTAGCTTTCGTACTTAAAGTGTAGATGCTTTTCCTATTTTGTGGGAGATACATTCTCATCTGGTCCACATTTGTCTGGTTTTGAACAGACGCTGGTGCGGTACCAGTTGGCAGTGGTTGTGATAGTTTTCAACAACGGTGGTGTATATGGTGGCGACCGGAGAACACCACAAGAAATAACCGGACCCTACAAGCATGATCCTGCGCCAACCTCATTTGTCCCATCAGCAAGTTACCACAAAATGATGGAGGCTTTTGGAGGTAAAGGATACCATGTTGAAACGCCCGAGGAACTAAAATCTGCCCTAGCCGAGTCGTTCTCGGCTCGAAAACCAGCAGTCATAAACGTCACGATCGATCCCTATGCCGGTGCAGAAAGTGGGAGGCTGcaacacaagaatttgaacaTAAGTCCTTGAACACCTATGTTGTATGTTCTTGGCTGTAAAATTATTGACGTAATTTGTAAAGCTAATCACCGTGTTACTTgcactaaattattacaaactAAAGTTTAGGGgcaaaatgtttgaaaatttttattatatccaACCAAATCCAAATTAAGGAAGtcaactataaaaataaattgaaattaatttattaaaatggaagtaatcatactatttTAACAATCAAATAATGGATCATAATTTAATTGGTCAACTTTTGTTTTCATTAGTTTGCCTCTTTGGTTCTATCTGGCATCCCTTGGTGGGGACAGTGTTTTATAAATGAgttaaaaatcatatatttatactattttttactaaataaaattgCCATATGGTGTTCCACGAgcaatttgtttaaaatttaatgttatattaaaaaaaaaatattatcacaTGATGTTTTACATAgcatttgtttatatttgcGTATCAATCAGCATTCctatgatattttataaaatcaaaatttgtatatgtttttttttgtggttaGCATCTAAGATTGTCAACCATTTCATATAACATTTAACTTTTTTGGTGTTTTGTTTATGATagcatatttttaaatatagcaaattattttaaatcatatctttgatttattaaaatgtgTGTTGAATGAACGTTTATACAACATTTCTACGAAGGTATGAATTCTTAATATTGAATCTCGTTCATGGATCACGAAGTGGTGATTGTTAGGAATTATGGATCTCCACAGTcacatgatattgtccactttgagcataagcgctcatgactttgctttgaatttcacaaaagaaaatctgattataaactcatgatcaccaacgtgagactttcatccaagaGAGGGTTATTTAGCTCAAATAAACTTATTAAAGATGGTTAGgaaattcttttattctaaTAGTTGAATATTGGGAGAATTATGAGTAATTATGCCATTTGTGCAGAAAGTAGTTGAAAGCAGATATGGGGTTGCAAAGTCAAGCGGATGCAGGCGCAAGTTGAACTTGACCCAGTCTTTGAGACGCTATAGCTACATATTTTGCTGCCAATT is part of the Cucurbita pepo subsp. pepo cultivar mu-cu-16 chromosome LG03, ASM280686v2, whole genome shotgun sequence genome and encodes:
- the LOC111790346 gene encoding 2-hydroxyacyl-CoA lyase-like, whose translation is MGDSAGDLPNDLKFHGPINGNILAAMALARCGVDRMFGVVGIPVTSLAIRAVSLGIRFIAFHNEQSAGYAASAYGYLTGRPGVLLTVSGPGCVHGLAGISNAMVNAWPFVMISGSCHSTYFGRGDFQELDQVEAVKPFSKFSVKATDISEIPNCVARVLNIAVSGRPGGCYIDLPSDILHQTISESEAERLLAAEEEFTHREVIHRVPNSQIETAISLLKRAERPLIVFGKGAAIARAEGPLKKLVESTGIPFLPTPMGKGLLPDSHELAATAARSLAIGKCDVALVVGARLNWLLHFGEPPKWSKDVKFILVDICKEEIELRKPHLGLIGDAKEVLESINKEIKDDPFCLGKSHPWVEAISQKSKDNVAKMEVQLARDVVPFNFFTPMRIIRDAISALGSPAPILVSEGANTMDVGRSVLIQTEPRTRLDAGTWGTMGVGLGYCIAAAVASPDRLVVAVEGDSGFGFSAMEVETLVRYQLAVVVIVFNNGGVYGGDRRTPQEITGPYKHDPAPTSFVPSASYHKMMEAFGGKGYHVETPEELKSALAESFSARKPAVINVTIDPYAGAESGRLQHKNLNISP